The Brassica oleracea var. oleracea cultivar TO1000 chromosome C6, BOL, whole genome shotgun sequence genome includes a region encoding these proteins:
- the LOC106299080 gene encoding peroxidase 11 codes for MKLLLVIFLVHAIFIPCFSFDVSGKDLPLTLDNYKSTCPTAFDVIKKEMECIVKEDPRNAAIVIRLHFHDCFVQGCDASVLLDETETLQGEKKASPNINSLKGYEIVDRIKNIIESECPGVVSCADLLTISARDATILVGGPYWDVPVGRKDSKTASYELATTNLPTPEEGLVSIISKFYYQGLSVEDMVALVGAHTIGKAQCRNFRSRIYGDFRVTSALNPVSETYLTSLRELCPESSGEGDSNVTAMDNVTPNLFDNSIYHTLLRGEGLLNSDQEMYSSMFGIQTRRIVSKYAEDPVAFFEQFSKSMVKMGNILNSKSLVDGEVRRNCRFVNT; via the exons ATGAAACTCCTCCTTGTGATCTTTCTCGTTCATGCAATATTTATCCCATGCTTTTCCTTTGACGTATCGGGAAAGGATCTTCCTTTAACCCTCGACAATTACAAGTCTACTTGCCCCACCGCATTTGACGTCATCAAGAAAGAAATGGAATGCATAGTGAAGGAAGATCCTAGAAATGCAGCCATAGTTATTCGTCTACACTTCCATGACTGTTTTGTCCAA GGATGCGATGCATCGGTGTTACTGGATGAAACAGAGACACTGCAGGGAGAGAAGAAAGCTTCTCCCAACATAAACTCATTGAAAGGATACGAAATTGTAGACAGAATCAAGAACATAATCGAATCTGAATGTCCTGGAGTCGTTTCCTGCGCTGATCTTCTCACGATTTCTGCTAGAGATGCTACAATCCTG GTTGGTGGGCCTTACTGGGACGTTCCTGTGGGAAGAAAAGATTCAAAGACAGCAAGCTACGAGCTTGCAACAACGAACCTTCCAACTCCTGAAGAGGGTTTAGTCAGCATCATCTCTAAATTCTACTATCAGGGTCTCTCTGTTGAAGACATGGTCGCTCTTGTTG GAGCTCACACGATCGGGAAAGCACAATGCCGGAACTTCCGTTCACGGATCTACGGTGATTTTCGGGTGACGTCTGCGCTGAATCCTGTGTCGGAGACGTACCTGACGAGCCTCCGAGAGTTGTGTCCGGAGAGCAGCGGAGAAGGTGACAGCAACGTGACGGCGATGGACAACGTGACGCCGAATCTCTTCGACAACTCTATCTACCACACGTTGCTGAGAGGAGAAGGGTTATTGAACTCGGACCAAGAGATGTACTCGAGCATGTTCGGTATACAGACGCGGCGTATAGTGAGCAAGTACGCGGAGGATCCGGTTGCTTTCTTCGAGCAATTCTCTAAGTCGATGGTGAAGATGGGGAACATTTTGAACTCTAAGAGCTTGGTCGATGGAGAAGTTCGAAGAAACTGCAGATTCGTTAATACATGA